From Dechloromonas sp. A34:
CGCTCTGGTCGAAAGCCATCGGCGCCGCTTTCATGCTCGCCGTCGGTGTCGTCATGGCGGTTTTCTGCCTGGCCCTGGCCTTCTGGGAGCAGCGCGTGCTGGTGTTCGGCATTTTTGCCGCGCTCTTCATTGGTGGCGGACTATTCCTGATTGGCTCGCTGAAGCAGCAGGCCAGGCAGCCGAGCAAATTGTTCCGGGCCAGTCTCAACGAGCTCGAAACCGACCTGGCGCAGTTGCGCCGTTACCCCCGCAAGCCGGAATGAATTCCCGACTGCTGGAACTGGCGACTCGCCACGGTGCTCTCAAGGCTCGTATCGATGAGCAACGGCGTACGCTGGTGCAACAGTCGGTGCCGTTGGAAAATGCCTTGGCGCGCGGCGACGTAGCGCTCGAGGGCGTCGACTGGCTGAAGCATCATCCGGTGGCCGTTGC
This genomic window contains:
- a CDS encoding phage holin family protein: MSQQAGGEESRAGLFSALKSMIATLIAIGKTRAELLVTELEEEKLRLLSLWSKAIGAAFMLAVGVVMAVFCLALAFWEQRVLVFGIFAALFIGGGLFLIGSLKQQARQPSKLFRASLNELETDLAQLRRYPRKPE
- a CDS encoding YqjK-like family protein is translated as MNSRLLELATRHGALKARIDEQRRTLVQQSVPLENALARGDVALEGVDWLKHHPVAVALAVSAIVIARPRRAWRWAKRGFFVWRGWQAIRQSLSGVR